A single genomic interval of Oncorhynchus mykiss isolate Arlee chromosome 13, USDA_OmykA_1.1, whole genome shotgun sequence harbors:
- the LOC110513590 gene encoding NACHT, LRR and PYD domains-containing protein 1b allele 3-like, whose translation MTRTKRRSTRDSVVLIVLWTNYAAFTLPSSTNGTMEEESQDCVRVSDSSAEAMEELSITECRVVDQSLCITDPPMRSLENFEPEIYNHEGKGAYRFQCPSAGLFQCSITGLVFRMEGEGEVLYRTVHWDMRLLSQNGKRPAGPLFNIDCPQKSVCQLHLPHCQIHSDGGCDFLSVAHVTDDNVEFLPPHETTDTHVIINITGSSAYGDVTDDDAPISPIQGLLLLFYQPFLSEERSILNVLLLPRNVVIREVQEERKRRNGDKETFVETNPHCNLTPKKAYILSTDITDGYRISPTTAEFLDFQSYENYFPTFQLFLLTVVKEFDLLLKENGCTENQWERRVWLPAPVQVQPHGPVAPVPAASAEAHGPAVPIQLQAVPTLHQPAPQPAGPAQVQPHGPAAPTAVHPSVRED comes from the exons ATGACACGAACAAAGAGGAGATCAACACGAGACTCAGTCGTATTGATTGTGCTGTGGACAAACTACGCG GCCTTCACCTTGCCATCATCGACTAATGGGACAATGGAAGAAGAGAGCCAGGACTGTGTCAGAGTGTCTGACAGCTCAGCTGAGGCCATGGAGGAGTTAAGCATCACAGAATGTAGAGTAGTGGACCAGAGCCTGTGTATTACTGATCCTCCCATG AGGTCTCTTGAAAACTTTGAACCAGAAATCTACAATCATGAGGGCAAGGGAGCATACAG GTTCCAGTGCCCCAGTGCAGGTCTGTTCCAGTGCAGTATAACAGGCCTGGTGTtcaggatggagggagaaggagaggtgctCTATAGGACAGTCCACTGGGACATGAGGCTTCTTTCCCAGAATGGAAAGAGGCCTGCAGGACCCCTGTTCAACATCGACTGTCCTCAGAAGTCTGTCTGTCAACTACACCTCCCACACTGTCAGATTCATTCTG ATGGTGGATGTGACTTCCTGTCTGTAGCCCATGTGACTGATGACAACGTGGAGTTTCTCCCTCCCCATgagacaacagacacacatgTCATAATAAACATCACTGGATCCTCTGCTTATGGTGATGTCACAGATGATGATGCTCCCATCTCTCCTATCCAGGGgcttttgttgttgttctacCAACCGTTTCTCTCTGAAGAGCGGTCCATCCTGAATGTGTTGTTGCTTCCCAGAAATGTTGTGATCAGGGAG gtgcaggaggagaggaagaggaggaatggagacaAAGAAACCTTTGTTGAAACAAATCCTCACTGCAATCTAACCCCGAAGAAAGCATACATCCTCTCCACAGATATTACAGATGGATATAGGATCAGCCCAACA ACAGCAGAATTTCTGGATTTCCAGTCCTATGAAAACTACTTCCCCACATTTCAGTTGTTCTTGCTGACTGTTGTTAAAGAGTTTGATCTCCTTTTGAAAGAAAATGGCTGCACTGAAAATCAATGGGAGAGACGTGTCTGGCTTCCAG CTCCTGTCCAGGTCCAACCCCACGGGCCTGTGGCACCAGTACCAGCAGCTTCTGCCGAGGCTCATGGCCCTGCAGTTCCTATCCAGCTTCAGGCAGTTCCAACTCTGCATCAGCCTGCACCTCAGCCAGCAGGCCCCGCCCAGGTCCAGCCTCATGGGCCTGCAGCTCCTACTGCTGTTCATCCATCTGTCCGTGAAGATTAA
- the LOC118938516 gene encoding uncharacterized protein LOC118938516 has translation MYWLPTVVLTSSKKKDGLDGWKQATSKANDSNTHTVHSESIPDPFEFFHILLRYSLILTETHIIINVTGFSAYGIVHEEDAPISPIQGLVLIFYQPFVPEQRSILNVLLLPSNVVRKEVREVIERDGIREIQTTSQCKLTPKQEYTLSTYSADGHRIEPKEAVFVKCDSYENNYFQLFLQTIVKEVDLLLKEKEGDELVWNRLVWLPASPTDVPSTVSAVSPAAPTANPSTPPGRAFIRRNRMSLETRLGLLQPIFLRLQDRGVLIDEGGGGQ, from the exons ATGTACTGGTTGCCAACCGTCGTTTTAACCTCATCGAAGAAGAAGGATGGGCTGGACGGTTGGAAACAA GCTACAAGTAAAGCCAATGATAgtaatacacatacagtgcattctgaaagtattcccGACCCCTTTgaatttttccatattttgttacgttacagccttattctaacagaAACACACATCATAATTAACGTCACTGGATTCTCTGCTTATGGCATCGTCCATGAAGAAGATGCTCCCATCTCCCCTATCCAGGGGCTTGTGTTGATATTCTACCAACCGTTTGTCCCTGAACAGAGGTCCATCCTGAATGTGTTGTTGCTTCCCAGTAATGTTGTGAGAAAAGAG GTGCGGGAGGTGATTGAAAGGGATGGAATTAGAGAAATTCAAACAACTTCTCAGTGTAAACTAACCCCGAAGCAAGAATACACCCTCTCCACTTATTCTGCAGATGGACATCGAATAGAACCAAAA GAAGCAGTGTTTGTGAAATGTGATTCCTATGAAAACAACTACTTTCAGTTGTTCTTACAAACTATAGTTAAAGAAGTTGATCTGCTTCTGAAAGAAAAGGAAGGTGATGAACTTGTATGGAACAGACTTGTCTGGCTGCCAG CCTCACCAACGGATGTCCCCTCTACAG TTTCAGCTGTTTCCCCTGCAGCCCCTACTGCCAACCCCTCTACCCCCCCTGGCAGAGCCTTCATCAGAAGAAACAGGATGTCTCTAGAGACTCGCCTGGGGCTCTTACAGCCCATATTCCTGCGTCTCCAGGATCGTGGGGTTCTGATTGATGAGGGAGGAGGTGGTCAGTAA